TGATTCACAGTCCATCTTGCATAATATGTAGTATCTTTATCTGGAACTTTGGTGGATGAGGTGATTTTTTCACCTCCTGTTTTTTCTGTGTACCAGCCTTCAAATTTGTAACCTGTTCTGGAAGCGGAAGGCAGATTCCCTCCAAATGTCTCTGCCGACTGAAGCTGCTTTGTGCCTCCTCCCACGCCTCCGTTAGGGTCGAAAGTAAAGTTTTTCGCCTTGGTAGCTTTTACGGCTGCCCTAATATCCCATGTAGGACTGCAGTAGGGACCAGTATTATTGTCGCCTCCTTCTCCATCATTGGCATATTTCATATAGCTGAAAGCAAATCCCGTCACATTTTCCGCCGGCTCCGGAATAACCACCTTAAACTTTATATAAGGCCGCACCATATATTTGGAAATATTTCCGTCCTCCTGATCTCTGCTGGCCCATTTTGTAATTCCTTCTATAGACAGCTTATCCCTATTATATGCCTGGAATTTACTGGCCCTTCCATCCTCGTCTCTTACATAATCCCACTCTTCATTTTCCTGATCGTACTCAGCATAAAAAATTTCACTTTGAGTATAAGAGGAGGAACCGCTGTACTCATATTCAAATTGATCGGCTCCTCTGCTGCTTTTGGCCGTAATCTGAGCCACGTCAAAGCCTAAAAGTCCTGTATAGGAGGAACTTCCTGTTGGGTGGTCCGAGGACATATAATAATCATAGTCCTGGGAATATGTTCTGGCCTTTGCATTGTTTGTAAAAACTCCAAAACGCAGACCTCCTATTGCGCTTGAAATTCCTGCAGTGCTGAACTGGGAATCTGTATACTCATATTCAATTACTACATTTTCTCCCTGTGCATAAATTTTCGGAGTGCCCCATTCTGCTCCCAGAGCCCTGCTTTTGTAAAGAGACTGCCCGCCAATGGTTCCGTCCTGGCTGCAGCTATACCAGCGGACCTGCTTTTCCTTAACATTTTCTGTATTCTCAATATATCCGTAAAAATACCAGGCCGCAGTTCCATAATAGTCGTCTTCACTGCTGATTTCCCATACATCATAGTGAGTTTTATCCTGGTTTATGCCGAAATCTTCCAGACACACCGCAGAGGTCCCTTCTAATATCTGAAGCTCCTCCCATGCCTCTGCCTCAGGCTCTGCGCTGCGGTAAATCAACGGGGCTAAGGTTGTATATTCCTCTTCTGGAAATATACAATTTGTTTCCGGATCAACTCTGCCTCCTTCACTGCAATCATACCATCCCGGAAGGTCCTCCTCGTCCCAGACGCCGTAGATTCTATAATATTTTTTGCCGTCCCGGCCAAAAAACATATACCAATCCCCTGTCTTAGTATAGTAGGACGGCACCAGTTCTTTATCCGGCTCCATTATTAGAAAAGAACTATCATCCTCCAAGACCTCTGCTTCTGACAAAGAAGCCTTCTTTTTTGGATCTAAAATCTCGGCCTCAGAAATCGTGGCTGTGCCTGTCTGCCCATAGGAAGCTAAGCCGGACCCGCACAAAATGGGGGTAAGGACTGCGGCTGCCAGGCAGAAATTAAAATATCTGCTGAGTTTTTTTATTTTATTTTTAATCATTCATTAACCTTTCTGAAAAATTTGTTGTTGGTAAAATGGCAGAATCTGCCTGATAAATAGAATAAAGCTATGTGATTTCCTTTACAGCGCGCCAACTTGTACAGACTGTAAGACTTGTTCCACTTCTATGTTGTTCATTAAAAATTCCGGAATTATCTGCCTGATCAGGCAATGAATCAGAAATGTCCCTTGAAAGGATCTGTATGGTGTAACTATAACATTCTTCTTTTCCAACGTCAAGAGCGTTATAAAAATAAATTTTTAGTACCATATTTTTCCTGTTTGTACTATAATGGAAGGATGCACTTTAGAAGCAGACCTTTATATTTACAGAACAAATGACAATTCTATTGCAAAGGAGGAACTATTTATGAAAACTTTAAAGACAAGACCTGCATCCGCTCCTCAGCACCTTGATTGGCTGGCGCCAGAGGCACTGCCTATTCTGACTCAGATTATTGTCAGTAATAAGGGGACTCTCTCTTTTGGAAAAAATGCCAGGACTATCCTGCCAGAATATGTGGACATTGGTTTTAACCCAGATTGTCTCCAGCTGTTTATCCGTCAGGCAGAAAACCAAAGCCGTTCTTTCCACGTATCCTCTACCCCCAAAAAGCTGGCTCAGTTATCCCGCATTCTTCAAAATCAAAATATTCCTTTTCCCGCCATATTTCTCTTTGACCAGGAAATAGAGCTTGAACGTACACATTACTGGGCCTTTTCTCTAAAGGAAAAAACTGAAGATTACCTGCTGCGCAAAATAAAGGAGTTAAAGCAATCCAGTATTCAGAACGCCCGCTGTTCCCAGGAAATGATAGATCTTCTTGGTCTGTATCAATCTTCTATTCAAAGCCTTTTAAGAACTACATCCAGGTCAATACCAATGGAGGACCGGCGGGCCATCGGGCAGGAGGCTTTTATTGACGCAGTAATAGAATATAATGAAAATCTGTACGAATTCTCTCAATTTGCCATGACATATGTGAAAAACACATTACAGAAGGCTGGCGGCAGCTATCAATATACTTTTTCCGAAACCTGTACCCTGGACGGGCGCTCCCCCTATCCTGAGGACGATTTCTCGCTGTATCGGATTTTGGCGGATGCACATATGCCGGACGTTGATTTCCTTTTGGAACAGGAAGATTTTCTTTCTTTACTTTCAGAACCAGAACAAACCTTGCTGCAAATGTCGGCTTCCGGCTATTCTGAAAAAGAAATTTTAAATGCCTGCCGCCTTTCTTCCAGCCAATATAAACAAATGATTATTTCAATATTAGCAAAATACCAAAATTATTCCGTGTAATTACTATTAGTGTACAATTCCTTTCTGCAACCCCTAAACCTTACAATAAAATTACTTGACATAACACTATTTTGCCTTTATAATTCCATTTAGTTTACAAAGTGAACTTTTTTAAGTGAGGAAATGGAATAATGAAAGAATATCACTGGCTGGAAATGATGGAAAATATGCAGGCTCTGCGGCTTTTTTCCAGCTTAAATATCAGCCGCGCAAAAAAGAATCGAATTGTTTCATCCCAGGAAATAGATTTGCTGTCCCGTCTAATTCTGTCCCAAACGCCTTTAACCCCCTCTGATTTAAGCAAGGCCATGGGGCTAAAAAAGTCTATTATCAGCCGCCTGACAGAACAGCTGGAGATGAAACGGCTGCTGGAAAGGTCTTATGATTCTAAAGACAAAAGAGTTTGCAGACTTTCCATTACTCAGACTGGAAATCAAATTTTAACTGAAATTTATACTGAATATTTGTCTCCTGTATACGCTCTCCAAAGGTCTTTAGGCGACAGTAAGTTCAGTCAGCTTATGTCTCTGATTAAAGAGGCCAATAAAAATTCAGGAGGAAAATTATGACCTTTTATCAGGAATTACAGCTAAATCAAGCTGGCTCTAAAGCCTTAATACGCCATTCAGGTACAAAGACAGAAAAGCTTAAGCATACTGCCGTTTATATGTTTAAGGTTGCTTTAACTTTAGGATTTTGTATGGCCTTCGTCTTATTTTACAGTAAAATCTTTGGGGCTGATAACAGTATTACAGGAGTAGTCGTGCTCCTTGCCGTCATGGTATTCAGACAGGCTGACTTAGGTATCCATGCAAAACACGGTGTTCCTGTGATGCTTTTTCTGTTTGCCGTTATGGCCTTTGGCCCTCATCTGGCCAATATAGCCGGTCCTTTTCCCGGATTTTTTATCCATGCAGCATGTATTTTTTTACTTATGGTATTAGGCTGCCACAATGTAATTATGTCCAATCATTCCACCTTTGTGCTGGGATATTTACTGTTGTTCGGCTACGACGTATCTGGAAAGGCCTATTTTCTGCGCGTAGTGGGAATGGCTGTAGGAGCTGTTTTTACTGGAATCATTTACTGGCGCAATCACCGCAAACGCACCTATAAGCGAACTGTTCTGCAGGTTTTTAAAGAATTTCGTTTATTCTCCGCCCGCAGCAGATGGCAGCTTCTTATTACATTAGGCGTGTCCTCCTCTATACTGTTAGCTCAGCTCCTTCGCCTGCCCCGCCCTATGTGGGTAGGCATTGCGGCTATGTCCGTGCTTCTGCCCTTTCAAAATGACTTGTCTTACAGAGTGCGCCGCAGGATTCCCGGCAATATAATGGGAGGTTTTTTGTTTGTTGGACTTTACATCATTCTTCCTCCTTCTTTCATTCCCTTTCTTGGAATCCTGGGCGGCATAGGAGTAGGATTTTCCGCCACTTACATTTGGCAGTCTGCCTTTAACTCTCTGGGATCTATTTCTATAGCGGCAGGACTTTTAGGTTTTCCTCAGGCTGTATTTTTCCGGGTGCTTAATAATATGCTGGGCGCTGTTTACGGCTTTATCTTTCACCAGGCCCTTAACAAAACTATGAATTATTTTCAGAATCGAATTGAGACTGGACAGCAGGCTGCTTAGACATGTTAAAAAAGCTGTATGGCAAGGTACAAAAAAACCTTCCGCCATACAGCTTTTCACTTTTAAGCTTCTATTTTGTATAATTGTCAAAATATCCCTGAATGTAAATAATAGGAGTTCCCTTGTCGCCGCTTCCTGAGGTCAGATCAGCTAAAGAACCAATGAGATCTGTAAGGCGTCTTGGAGTAGTTCCCTGAGTCACCATAGTTCCCTTTAAGCTGGCAGCCTTTTCATCCTTGTCATGGATATAACTTTTAATGGCTTCCTTCAGTTCTTCACCAGAAAGCCCTGCAAAATCATTGTCAGCCAAATATTTTAATTTTACTTCATTTGGAGTTCCCTCCAGGCCTTTGGTATAAGCAGGAGATACCACCGGATCAGCTAACTCCCAGATCTTTCCTACAGGATCTTTAAATGCTCCGTCTCCATAAATCATAACCTCAACATTTTTTCCTGTTTTTTCTTTCATCATGGAGTAGATTCTGTCTACCATATCCTGACAGTGAATAGGGAACAGCTTTACTGTGTCCTCTGTAGCTTTATTGGAACCTAAAAGACCATATCTGTCGTTGTAACCGCTTCCGTCAATGCTCTCTGTCATAATATCGTCCAGAGAATAAACCTTTTTTGCTCCGTTTGCTAAAAGGATTTTCTTTGTTCTCTGTCTTGTGTGAATGTCGCAGTTTAAAATACTTGTGGCATATTTCAGAATTGCTTTTGGATTATTGGCGAAAATAATCTCCACCTCTGCGCCGGCCTCTTTAATCAACTGCTTATAGTACTCTACATAGTCTACTCCTGTAAAGTAGTGCTTCTGATAGCCAAAATAATCTCTGTACTGAGCTTCTGTCAGCACATCGCTCCAGGGATTTACATTTTTCTCATCTAATAAATCCATATCTACTAAGTGATTTCCAACTTCATCTGAAGGATAGCTGAGCATCAGCACAACCTTTTTACAGCCCTTAGCAATTCCCTTTAAACAGATGGAAAAACGGTTTCTGCTGAGAATTGGGAAGATTACTCCTACAGTATCGTCGCCAAACTTTTTCTCTACATCCTGGGCAATCTGATCTACACTTACATAGTTGCCCTGTGCTCTTGCCACTACAGCCTCAGTCACAGCTACAACATCTTTGTCTCTAATTTCAAAATTCTCTGACTCAGCAGCTGCCAATACAGAGTCTACTACGATCTGGGCCAGATCGTCTCCCTCGCGTATAATTGGCGCTCTAACTCCTCTTGATACAGTTCCCACCATTCTATCCATATTGATCGTTCTCCTGTGTTTTCAAATTTTCTGCGCCATAGGCGGCGCGGACCTTTATGTATTATACTATAATTTTTATCCCCCTACAAGTTTTTTTCTTTCACCAGCCACCCAAATGCCGCTTTTTTTATGTAATCCCAAAATCCGGCTTTTTCTACAGACCCGTCTGTGACAATCTCTACCTGACCTAATTCTTTTCCTCCCAAACTATACCGCAGCACTCCGGCTTTCTGTCCAGGTTCCACAGGGGCCTGCAGGGCTTCTTCCAGCTCCGCAGTTTTCTCTACAGCCGAAAAATCCTCCCCGTTCATACCCAGATAAGAAAAGGTTCCTTCATATTTTAAAGGCACTTCTTCCGTTTTTCCTCCCAAAACCTTCATGTTCTCCAAAGGCGGCATCTCTTTATCTTCATAAAGACTGCAGTTTGCATATCCATAATTCAGCATAGAAACTGCATCTGCAAACCTGGCCTTATAATCAGGCGCCGCCATAACTACTGCAATCAGCCTGACTCCGTCCTTATTTGCCGTTGCAGAAAGACAATATTTTGCAATGGATGTGGAGCCTGTTTTTAAACCTGTAACTTCAAAATTTGTAGCCATTTTCAAAAGCTTGTTAGTATTGGACAGTCCAAATTCTTTTGTGCCCTGCTTTGTTACATGAGTAATATTTTCCATCCATATTGTAGAATAATTGTGAATCTGGGGATACTTGTTAATCAGCTCTCTGGACATTAAAGCAATGTCTCTGGCTGTAGTCAAATGAGTAGGCGATTCCGTCAAGCCGCAGCAGTCCTCAAAATGAGTGCCTGTCATTCCAAGGCCCTGGGCCCTTTCGTTCATCATTCTTACAAATTCCTGCTCACTTCCGGCTATGTATTCTGCCATAGCTACAGAAGCGTCATTTCCGGAGGCTACCACAATACATTTAATTAAGGTTTCAACTGTCTGTACCTCGCCTTCCTCTAAAAAGACCTGGGAGCCTCCCATGGATTTTGCATAGGCGCTTGTCACTACCTGATCGTCCAGCTTGATTTTCCCTGAATCCAGCGCGTCAAAAATCAGAATCAAGGTCATAATTTTTGTTATACTTGCCGGGCTTCTCTGTTCATCTGGATTCTTTTCAAAAATTACCTGGCCTGTGCCTGCTTCCATTAAAATCCCACTTGGCGCCTGAATATCTACCGCCCCCGTGGCCGCAGTCTCTTCTGTTTCTGCAATTCTCTGAATTACTGCATCACTGCTTACCGACACGGCTACCTCTTTAGCCGCTACATTTTCCACTGGAATAAGAACAGCCAGCAGTATTGTAAGCAAAATGACTTGTATTCTTTTCATAACATCCCTGCCTATTTCTGCCATTATTAATGTATAAGCCGTTTTTTCTTCATTCATACTTTTTATTTTAAAAATGTAAGAGAAATTTTATGACAAAATACGACGCCATATGATATACTAGCTTATAAGAACAAAGAACTTTAAGAATCATTCACAAGGTATTCTAAAGGTGTTACTTTTTTAAGATAAATTACGGGAGTTGTTTTAATATGAGTAAAAGTGAATATAGAAGAAGAGTCAGCCGCAGAAGAAGACGAAGATTTATCAGCCATTTGCCTGTGGTTTTCCTTTGTTTAGCCGCGGCTGTTATATTAGGCTTTGCCGTATGGTTCCTTACGGGAAAGATAAAAGGCCATTTTTCTTCCAATGTGAATGGGGCCACCCCCAGCAATGCTTCAGAGATCAATCCGGATTCCTCTTCCCAGGATAATGGCTCAGATGACCCGGCTCAGACGGATGCAGAAAATAATTTAACCGGCGTGGATGCTTTAATCGCCCAGGCAGACCGTCTTGCCGCAGGATATGACTATGACAAGGCCATTGCCCTGCTTTCTGAAAATGAAGAATATGCCTCAGATCCAAAGGTGTCTCAGGCTATCGCCGGATATGAAGCTGTTAAGTCCACCTTAGTCCGGGCAAATCCTAAGGAAGTTACCCATGTATTTTTCCACTCTCTGATTATGGACACTTCCAAAGCTTTTGACGGGGACAGCAGAACTCCCGGATATAACCAGGTGATGACTACAAAAGATGAATTTATGAAAATTCTTCAGTCAATGTATGACAAAGGTTTTGTGCTGGTTAGAATCCACGATATTGCATATGAGGTTACTGATGAAAATGGTCAGCCTCATTTTAAGGAAGGGGATATTATGCTGCCGGAGGGCAAAAAGCCTTTCGTTATGTCTCAGGACGACGTGTGCTATTATGAATATATGGAGGGGGACGGATTTGCCAGCAGAATTATTATAGGCCCTGACGGCAAGCCTACTTGTGAAATGAAAATGGATGATGGTTCCGTCTCTGTAGGTTCTTATGATTTAATTCCTCTGTTAGAGGATTTTATTCAGGAGCATCCTGATTTTTCTTATAAAGGCGCCAGGGCGATTATTGCTTTTACAGGATATAACGGTATTTTAGGCTACCGCACAGATGAGTCCTACAGGGACACAAATCCTAATTTGGAGGCTGACAGGGAGACTGCAAAGCAAGTAGCTCAGTGTCTTAGAGATAACGGCTGGGAGCTGGCTTCTCACAGCTGGGGCCATAAAAATCTGGGGGGAGTAGATATTGACACTTTCCATGCAGATACTGACAAATGGGAAAGCCAGGTAGAGTCTCTGATCGGTCCTACTGATATTATTCTCTATCCTTTTGGAGCAGAAATAGGCGACTGGCATCCATATACTACTGACAATGAACGTTTTGTCTATCTTTATAATGCAGGCTTCCGCTATTTCTGTAATGTAGACTCCAGCCAGTACTGGGTTCAGATTCAGGATACTTATATGCGCCAGGGCAGACGCAATCTGGACGGCTACAGAATGTATTATGATCTTCCTGAAACTAATCCCACAAAAGATCATTTAAGCGATCTTTTTGATGTTTCTGAAGTCTTCGACAGAAGCAGACCTGTGCCTGTACCTCCTATGGGAGGCGGCGACCAGTCAGGCCAGGCGTAATCTTTTCACTGATAACAAAGGAGCTGCCACAATATAACCAGTTTAATATCTGATTCATATTGCAGCAGCTCCTGTATATTTATACTGACATTTTAAAATTGTACTATATCTTTGATTTCTTTATCCGGCTCTACTGATTCTGCGTAAAGAAGAGGTCCTTCTCCGCCGTAATCCTTCCAATATTCCACGGCAACCTTAGCCCGCACCTTTACCCAATTTCCGTTTTCCAACAGTCTGGCTTCTCTGGCCTTGCACACAAATCCCAGAAATGTCATATCAGCCTCACAGCAGGTCATTGCCATTCTTCCCGGAACAAAGTAATTTTTAGGAAAATCAGGAGCTTTCATTACCATGGCGGTAAATTCCACAACCTTTCCCACATATCGCTCCGGCTTATCCATACAGTCAATATACCAGATTCCATAGTCCTCAGGGCTGATCTGGATTACATCTGCTTTCATGTCATATGGCAGATCTTCTTCTGTAATCTCCGGCTCCACCTCTCCCTCTAAGGTTTCGAATACAATATCAGCCTTCCGTCCCATGGCCTTAATGGTACGTCTGTAAACGCCTAAGGTTTCTTCTTCAATTCCGTCGCAGCGGTTCATAATCACCAGCTCTGTATTCCTTAACATGGCTCCTAAAAGAGGCTTCATATTTTTTAAATACAAATCAAAGGTAGATCCGTCTACAATGGTAATCTGCTGATAAATTACCCAGTCCTCAGGAATTTTTAAGTCATCCTGATTCCACATGCCGTTCCACTCAATTACAACTCTTTCCGGATTGTAAAGCAGTTCTATTTCCTCCAGCCACTGAGGCGTCATCTGGGAAAAATCTTCTACATAAACGACTGCTGTGTTAGTCTCTTCTAAAAGCTGCTTATCATACTCAGTATCTCCTTCTTCGCAGACAATTAAAAGCGTTTTTCCCTCTACCTGAAAGTATTCCTGCTCCATAGTAAAAGAAAGAAATTCTGTTTTTCCGGCTTCCAGAAATCCATTTATTAAAAATACCGGCATTACATCATCTTCAATCATTGGTCCCATATTATTAACTCCTGCCAAATGCTTTTTTCAGTTCTTCCTCTTTTAAGTTTGCTCCGATTACACAAACCTTCCCTGTATACTCAGGATTGCCTATGCGGATCTCATATTCCTCTGGAACCAGGTCAAAGTAATACCACTGGCCTTCCTCTTCTCCAGGAACCATTCCCTTTGCTCTAAGCACATCTCCGTAGGAGGCTCCATAAGCCAACTCGTCCAGCACCGCCTCCAGGTCTTCCTTTTTGCAGGGACCTACATGCTCCAGCCCCCAGCTTGTAAAAACTTCATCTGCATGATGATGGTGATGATCATGCTCATGGTCGTGGCCGCAACCGCAGTGCTCTCCGTGGTCGTGATCGTGATGATGGTCATGCTCGTGATGATCATGGTCGTGATGGTCATGGTTGTGGCCACAGCTGCAGTGCTCTCCGTGGTCGTGATCGTGGTGATGGTCATGCTCATGGTGATCATGCTCATGGTCGTGGTCATGCTCGTGATGGTCATGGTCGTGGCCGCAGCCACAGTGCTCTCCATGGTCGTGATGATGGTGATGTTCTTCAAATGTTTTCATTGCCTCTGCCATCAGCTCTTCTTCCATAGTATCAGGTTTTTCAATTATTTCTAAAAGCTGAGCCCCTGTCAGCTGGGAAGACGGGGTTGTTACAATTATTGCCTTTTCATTTCTGGATCTGATCATGTCTACAGCCGCCTGTACCTTTGCACTTGGAGCCACGTCTGTTCTGCTGAATACAATGGTGCCTGCAAAATCTATTTGATTATTAAAAAACTCTCCGAAATTCTTCATATACATTTTGCATTTAGAGGCATCTACAATAGTAACCGCGCTGTTTAATACAACATCCAGATCAGAGGCCACATCCCGCACAGCCTTCATTACATCAGACAGCTTTCCCACTCCTGACGGCTCGATAACTACACGGTCAGGTTTATATTTTACAAGCACTTCCTCTAAAGATTTTCCAAAATCCCCTACTAAGGAACAGCAAATACAGCCGGAATTCATTTCTCTGATTTCAATACCTGAATCCTTTAAAAAGCCTCCGTCAATTCCAATCTCGCCAAACTCATTTTCAATCAGCACTACCTGCTCGCTTGCTATAGCTTCCTCTAACAGTTTTTTAATAAATGTAGTTTTGCCTGCTCCTAAAAATCCTGAAATAATATCTATTTTTGTCATGGTGTCCATCCTCCTTTATATGCCATTTAAATCTAAAAGCAATAGTAGCACAATCAATTTTAAATATCAAGGGCAGACGGCCTTATTACAGCTTCTGCAAAACTTTATCAATATCCTCTTTTCTACCGGCCACCATTAAATGCTGGTCTTCTGTTATCTTATTGTCAGCTGCAGGAAGAAAATCTACTTTTTCCCCGATTTTGCTTCCAATAATAGTAACCTGGTATTTATTTCTAATATCCAGCTCCTTTAAGCTTTTTCCAATCCAGTCTGGAAGAGGAGGAATTTCATACATAGAATAGTCCTCTGAAAGCTCTATATAATCGAAAACATGGTTGGCGGAATATCTTCTGGCTAAGGCCTCGGCTACGTCTCTGTCAGGATAAATAACGTCGTCAGCTCCGTTGCGCAGCAGAAATTTGGCGTGAATATCCCTGGTAGCCTTGCTGACTACATGTTTTGCCCCCATTTCCTTTACAAGGCTGGTGATTTCCAGGCTGCTCTGAAAATTCGTTCCGATACAGATAAAACAAATGTCAAAATTAGAAATGCCTAAAGTTTTTAAAACCTCTACATTTGTACAGTCTCCGATTTTAGCGCTGACTACATAAGGCAAAAGGTCGCTTAGATTTTCCTCCTTTGTATCTACAATCATAATCTGATTGCCCAGCTCTGCCAGATTCATGCACAAATGTTTTCCAAAACGGCCAATACCAATAATTAAAATAGACTTCATACACATTCTCCTTTACTTCTCAATTTGCCTTTTACATACTGATACTTTTAACCAATAATTATCCGCCCTACCGGCTGTTTCACAGGAGATATAATCTTCTGCTGGGTAAAGGCCAAGGCAAAGGTCAGACTTCCTATACGGCCGCAGTACATAAGCAAAGCGATTAACAGGCGGGAAATCTGGGACAAATCTCTTGTGATTCCTGTAGTCATTCCCACTGTGCCTATGGCTGAGGTAGTCTCAAATACCACGTCGGATATATTCAGCTGAGGCTGTAAAATCATAATAACTGCAGATACGCTGACTGCCAAAAATATGTTAATAGTAAATGTAGCGCTGGCTCTCTTTACTACGTCCTCCTCTAAGCGGCGTCCAAATATATTTACTCCGTTCGTTCTTTTTATATTGGACATTACATTGAGAAGCAGAATCACAATGGCCGTAGTTTTCACTCCTCCTGCTGTAGAACCTGGGCTTCCCCCGATAAACATAAGAATAATTGTAATAAACTTGCTGCCCGGCTGCATAGCCGCCACATCTACAGAGTTAAAGCCTGCTGTACGGGCTGTCACCGATGCAAATAAAGAGGTAAGCACCTTTCCTTTTACACTCATATCCTCCATCAGGTAGTGATTTTCGCATAAAAATATTAAAAGCGCTCCT
The window above is part of the Lachnoclostridium edouardi genome. Proteins encoded here:
- a CDS encoding MarR family winged helix-turn-helix transcriptional regulator, translating into MKEYHWLEMMENMQALRLFSSLNISRAKKNRIVSSQEIDLLSRLILSQTPLTPSDLSKAMGLKKSIISRLTEQLEMKRLLERSYDSKDKRVCRLSITQTGNQILTEIYTEYLSPVYALQRSLGDSKFSQLMSLIKEANKNSGGKL
- a CDS encoding FUSC family protein — encoded protein: MTFYQELQLNQAGSKALIRHSGTKTEKLKHTAVYMFKVALTLGFCMAFVLFYSKIFGADNSITGVVVLLAVMVFRQADLGIHAKHGVPVMLFLFAVMAFGPHLANIAGPFPGFFIHAACIFLLMVLGCHNVIMSNHSTFVLGYLLLFGYDVSGKAYFLRVVGMAVGAVFTGIIYWRNHRKRTYKRTVLQVFKEFRLFSARSRWQLLITLGVSSSILLAQLLRLPRPMWVGIAAMSVLLPFQNDLSYRVRRRIPGNIMGGFLFVGLYIILPPSFIPFLGILGGIGVGFSATYIWQSAFNSLGSISIAAGLLGFPQAVFFRVLNNMLGAVYGFIFHQALNKTMNYFQNRIETGQQAA
- a CDS encoding coenzyme F420-0:L-glutamate ligase — encoded protein: MDRMVGTVSRGVRAPIIREGDDLAQIVVDSVLAAAESENFEIRDKDVVAVTEAVVARAQGNYVSVDQIAQDVEKKFGDDTVGVIFPILSRNRFSICLKGIAKGCKKVVLMLSYPSDEVGNHLVDMDLLDEKNVNPWSDVLTEAQYRDYFGYQKHYFTGVDYVEYYKQLIKEAGAEVEIIFANNPKAILKYATSILNCDIHTRQRTKKILLANGAKKVYSLDDIMTESIDGSGYNDRYGLLGSNKATEDTVKLFPIHCQDMVDRIYSMMKEKTGKNVEVMIYGDGAFKDPVGKIWELADPVVSPAYTKGLEGTPNEVKLKYLADNDFAGLSGEELKEAIKSYIHDKDEKAASLKGTMVTQGTTPRRLTDLIGSLADLTSGSGDKGTPIIYIQGYFDNYTK
- a CDS encoding D-alanyl-D-alanine carboxypeptidase family protein, whose amino-acid sequence is MKRIQVILLTILLAVLIPVENVAAKEVAVSVSSDAVIQRIAETEETAATGAVDIQAPSGILMEAGTGQVIFEKNPDEQRSPASITKIMTLILIFDALDSGKIKLDDQVVTSAYAKSMGGSQVFLEEGEVQTVETLIKCIVVASGNDASVAMAEYIAGSEQEFVRMMNERAQGLGMTGTHFEDCCGLTESPTHLTTARDIALMSRELINKYPQIHNYSTIWMENITHVTKQGTKEFGLSNTNKLLKMATNFEVTGLKTGSTSIAKYCLSATANKDGVRLIAVVMAAPDYKARFADAVSMLNYGYANCSLYEDKEMPPLENMKVLGGKTEEVPLKYEGTFSYLGMNGEDFSAVEKTAELEEALQAPVEPGQKAGVLRYSLGGKELGQVEIVTDGSVEKAGFWDYIKKAAFGWLVKEKNL
- a CDS encoding polysaccharide deacetylase family protein → MSKSEYRRRVSRRRRRRFISHLPVVFLCLAAAVILGFAVWFLTGKIKGHFSSNVNGATPSNASEINPDSSSQDNGSDDPAQTDAENNLTGVDALIAQADRLAAGYDYDKAIALLSENEEYASDPKVSQAIAGYEAVKSTLVRANPKEVTHVFFHSLIMDTSKAFDGDSRTPGYNQVMTTKDEFMKILQSMYDKGFVLVRIHDIAYEVTDENGQPHFKEGDIMLPEGKKPFVMSQDDVCYYEYMEGDGFASRIIIGPDGKPTCEMKMDDGSVSVGSYDLIPLLEDFIQEHPDFSYKGARAIIAFTGYNGILGYRTDESYRDTNPNLEADRETAKQVAQCLRDNGWELASHSWGHKNLGGVDIDTFHADTDKWESQVESLIGPTDIILYPFGAEIGDWHPYTTDNERFVYLYNAGFRYFCNVDSSQYWVQIQDTYMRQGRRNLDGYRMYYDLPETNPTKDHLSDLFDVSEVFDRSRPVPVPPMGGGDQSGQA
- a CDS encoding TIGR03943 family putative permease subunit, with protein sequence MGPMIEDDVMPVFLINGFLEAGKTEFLSFTMEQEYFQVEGKTLLIVCEEGDTEYDKQLLEETNTAVVYVEDFSQMTPQWLEEIELLYNPERVVIEWNGMWNQDDLKIPEDWVIYQQITIVDGSTFDLYLKNMKPLLGAMLRNTELVIMNRCDGIEEETLGVYRRTIKAMGRKADIVFETLEGEVEPEITEEDLPYDMKADVIQISPEDYGIWYIDCMDKPERYVGKVVEFTAMVMKAPDFPKNYFVPGRMAMTCCEADMTFLGFVCKAREARLLENGNWVKVRAKVAVEYWKDYGGEGPLLYAESVEPDKEIKDIVQF
- a CDS encoding CobW family GTP-binding protein, whose protein sequence is MTKIDIISGFLGAGKTTFIKKLLEEAIASEQVVLIENEFGEIGIDGGFLKDSGIEIREMNSGCICCSLVGDFGKSLEEVLVKYKPDRVVIEPSGVGKLSDVMKAVRDVASDLDVVLNSAVTIVDASKCKMYMKNFGEFFNNQIDFAGTIVFSRTDVAPSAKVQAAVDMIRSRNEKAIIVTTPSSQLTGAQLLEIIEKPDTMEEELMAEAMKTFEEHHHHHDHGEHCGCGHDHDHHEHDHDHEHDHHEHDHHHDHDHGEHCSCGHNHDHHDHDHHEHDHHHDHDHGEHCGCGHDHEHDHHHHHADEVFTSWGLEHVGPCKKEDLEAVLDELAYGASYGDVLRAKGMVPGEEEGQWYYFDLVPEEYEIRIGNPEYTGKVCVIGANLKEEELKKAFGRS
- a CDS encoding potassium channel family protein, producing the protein MKSILIIGIGRFGKHLCMNLAELGNQIMIVDTKEENLSDLLPYVVSAKIGDCTNVEVLKTLGISNFDICFICIGTNFQSSLEITSLVKEMGAKHVVSKATRDIHAKFLLRNGADDVIYPDRDVAEALARRYSANHVFDYIELSEDYSMYEIPPLPDWIGKSLKELDIRNKYQVTIIGSKIGEKVDFLPAADNKITEDQHLMVAGRKEDIDKVLQKL